A window from Lactiplantibacillus pentosus encodes these proteins:
- a CDS encoding MarR family winged helix-turn-helix transcriptional regulator, translating to MTPEIELANQLCFSIYNANRLFNKFYVEALAPFKLTYAQYLVLMALWEHDDQSLHELGTVLRLSSNTLTPLLRRMDDAGWLWRERPANDRRQLIIHLTEQGKTQRQAIETAIATCIGRYHLTSDEYQQALALNQKIVDTLSKDLA from the coding sequence ATGACACCTGAGATTGAGCTAGCTAACCAATTATGTTTTAGTATTTACAATGCTAATCGGTTATTCAACAAGTTTTACGTTGAAGCGTTGGCGCCATTCAAACTGACCTATGCACAGTATCTCGTGTTAATGGCCTTATGGGAGCATGACGACCAGTCGCTGCATGAGCTTGGGACGGTATTGCGGCTAAGTAGTAATACATTGACACCACTGCTGCGACGCATGGACGATGCCGGTTGGTTATGGCGCGAGCGTCCAGCCAATGACCGCCGCCAACTCATTATTCATTTGACTGAGCAGGGTAAGACCCAGCGCCAGGCAATCGAGACCGCCATCGCAACTTGTATTGGACGTTATCACTTAACCAGTGACGAGTATCAGCAAGCATTAGCGCTAAATCAAAAGATCGTTGATACCTTGTCGAAAGATTTGGCCTAA
- a CDS encoding IspD/TarI family cytidylyltransferase, whose translation MIYAQILAGGKGTRMGNVPMPKQFLTLADKPILIHTIEKFVLESRFDAILVVCPADWLSHTQDLIKKYISDERVHVVTGGSERNETLMKGIEYIQENYGSHDDDIVVTHDAVRPFITQRIINDNIEAALKHAAVDTVVPAIDTIVQGTEGKIDDIPVRSTMYQGQTPQSFNIKTLVNSYNALTDAQKATLSDSCKICLLAGEEVTMVRGENYNFKITTPYDLRVASALVETRD comes from the coding sequence ATGATTTATGCACAGATTTTAGCTGGTGGTAAGGGAACCCGAATGGGAAATGTTCCAATGCCAAAACAATTTTTGACCTTGGCAGACAAGCCAATTCTAATTCATACCATCGAAAAGTTCGTCTTAGAATCGCGATTTGATGCAATCTTGGTCGTTTGTCCAGCTGACTGGTTAAGTCACACGCAGGACTTGATTAAAAAGTACATCTCAGACGAGCGGGTGCACGTCGTCACTGGTGGTTCTGAACGCAATGAAACGCTGATGAAGGGCATTGAATATATTCAGGAAAATTATGGCTCACACGATGATGATATTGTTGTTACTCACGATGCCGTGCGCCCATTTATCACCCAACGAATCATTAATGACAATATTGAAGCCGCACTGAAGCATGCTGCAGTGGATACCGTCGTACCCGCAATCGATACGATCGTTCAAGGAACGGAAGGTAAAATTGACGATATTCCAGTTCGCTCGACGATGTATCAGGGTCAGACGCCACAAAGTTTTAACATTAAGACCTTAGTTAACTCATATAACGCCTTGACTGATGCTCAAAAGGCAACACTATCAGATTCGTGCAAGATTTGTTTGTTGGCCGGCGAAGAAGTGACGATGGTGCGCGGCGAAAACTATAACTTTAAGATTACCACGCCTTATGATTTGCGGGTTGCATCAGCTTTAGTAGAAACGAGGGACTAG
- a CDS encoding CDP-glycerol glycerophosphotransferase family protein — protein sequence MLQRLKRIARRVVYGRRGPVQPQEQPTTESTELSRDALEFMNSQRIAKDAESLIKRQVTKLDFNSSFLVIEGAAWFEKYPEKDAERIVKSLILINDQGDEIAVPLVNTTVDRPDFPASGYHGEINFSTISDGKPLVPGTYEMKLQLEQYLGNGWLIRRTTIGQIVDIHQDLNYTTKMTSYSAKSNKSYSLIFRYSLASQALKVTSYKLSDVNPLENEFDDTVGLESAAMRAIKRRALKAWYRWYSLQPIHKKQISFVSDSRVTISGNFEFIYQELKRRNTDFKISFYLKPSIKTKKTWKEVRTLAKALATSRYVILDDFYPLVYPLRIRENADLIQVWHAVGAFKTFGYSRLGMPGGPKIQSLNHRNYTEALVSSHNIADKYAEGFGISIDKIAPLGIPRTDIFFDEPKKQAIRERLEDDLPFIKGKKVILFAPTFRGNGQQSAYYPFEMLNFKEIYEALHEDYVFLLKIHPFVQNKPTLPYEYSDFYYDVSDYREINDLLLVADQLITDYSSVCFEYALLKRPMIFFAPDLADYMQSRSFYFNYFDFIPGSLAENTGDLIQQLKHPKIDRAKLDGFVDFFFDDLDGRSTARFVDALENNFEDPNAAELENADGLAISEDGKIIPEWGKKAK from the coding sequence ATGTTACAACGATTAAAACGAATCGCGCGGCGTGTCGTTTATGGCCGGCGGGGACCGGTTCAACCTCAGGAACAACCAACGACCGAGTCAACGGAGCTATCACGTGATGCGCTTGAATTCATGAACTCGCAACGAATCGCAAAAGATGCGGAATCGTTAATCAAACGGCAGGTGACCAAGCTGGACTTTAATAGTTCCTTCCTGGTCATCGAAGGTGCCGCTTGGTTTGAGAAGTATCCAGAAAAAGATGCTGAACGAATCGTCAAGAGCTTGATTTTAATTAATGATCAAGGCGATGAGATTGCCGTGCCATTAGTCAATACCACCGTCGACCGGCCGGATTTTCCGGCATCGGGTTATCACGGTGAAATCAATTTCTCGACGATTTCAGATGGTAAACCATTAGTTCCTGGGACGTATGAAATGAAGCTACAGTTGGAGCAATACCTTGGTAACGGTTGGCTCATTCGACGGACCACGATCGGGCAAATCGTCGATATTCATCAAGATTTAAACTACACCACTAAGATGACGAGTTATTCTGCCAAGAGTAACAAGTCGTACAGCTTGATTTTCCGGTATAGTTTGGCTTCACAAGCATTAAAGGTCACCTCGTACAAACTGAGTGACGTTAACCCACTTGAAAATGAGTTTGATGATACGGTCGGTCTTGAGAGTGCGGCGATGCGGGCAATCAAACGTCGGGCGCTAAAAGCCTGGTATCGCTGGTATAGTTTACAACCGATCCATAAGAAGCAAATCTCATTTGTTTCGGATAGTCGGGTCACGATTTCTGGAAACTTTGAGTTCATTTACCAGGAACTCAAACGCCGCAATACCGACTTCAAGATTTCCTTTTACTTAAAGCCAAGCATCAAGACTAAGAAGACTTGGAAGGAAGTTCGGACGTTAGCCAAAGCGCTCGCAACGAGTCGCTATGTGATTCTAGATGATTTTTATCCGCTCGTTTATCCGTTGCGGATCCGCGAAAATGCCGATTTGATTCAAGTTTGGCATGCCGTTGGGGCGTTTAAGACCTTTGGCTATAGTCGTCTAGGAATGCCAGGTGGTCCCAAGATTCAGTCCCTTAATCATCGTAACTACACTGAAGCGCTGGTCTCATCGCACAATATCGCGGATAAGTATGCTGAAGGATTCGGGATTTCGATTGATAAAATCGCACCGTTGGGGATTCCGCGGACCGATATTTTCTTCGACGAGCCTAAGAAACAGGCGATTCGCGAACGCTTAGAAGACGACTTGCCATTCATTAAGGGTAAGAAAGTGATTCTCTTTGCGCCAACGTTCCGTGGTAATGGGCAACAATCGGCTTACTATCCATTTGAAATGTTGAATTTCAAAGAAATATACGAAGCCCTGCATGAGGATTATGTCTTCCTATTGAAGATTCATCCGTTCGTGCAAAACAAACCGACACTTCCATACGAGTATTCTGACTTTTACTACGATGTCTCAGATTACCGCGAAATCAATGACTTGCTATTAGTCGCTGACCAGTTGATCACGGACTATTCATCCGTTTGTTTCGAATATGCCTTACTCAAACGACCGATGATTTTCTTTGCACCTGATTTAGCTGACTATATGCAGTCCCGGAGTTTCTACTTCAACTACTTTGACTTCATTCCAGGTAGTTTAGCCGAAAACACCGGTGATTTGATTCAACAGTTGAAGCATCCGAAAATTGATCGGGCCAAGCTCGATGGTTTCGTCGACTTCTTCTTTGATGATTTAGATGGTCGTTCAACGGCGCGCTTTGTCGATGCACTTGAGAACAACTTTGAAGATCCAAATGCAGCTGAACTTGAAAATGCTGATGGTTTGGCTATCAGTGAAGATGGTAAGATTATTCCAGAATGGGGTAAGAAAGCCAAGTAA
- a CDS encoding ribitol-5-phosphate dehydrogenase — protein sequence MLNQVYRLVDPRQIEVQTVAEEITDNDIVVRPKYLSVCHADTRYFTGQRPQATLRQKLPMALIHEGVGEVVKDPQHKFKPGTLVAMVPNTPFETDPIIKENYLPTSKFRSSGYDGFMQEYVSLHRDRAIVVPDNFDHQMSAFIEMVSVGVHALTQLEAVMDADRKIIGIWGDGNLGFITATLVKQIFPDSQLMIFGRHRSKLDYFSFADKTYLVDDIPSDLQVSQALECTGGRGSESAIAQIIQHIRPMGTAILMGVSEDPVGIDTRSVLAEGLTLRGVSRSGRADFQRAIDILTKSPVTRERLQNLVGFTRKVSTIQDITDFFEGALTNYWGKAVMEWDV from the coding sequence ATGTTAAATCAAGTTTATCGATTAGTAGATCCTCGCCAGATTGAAGTTCAGACCGTCGCGGAAGAAATTACTGATAATGATATTGTGGTACGGCCAAAGTATTTATCCGTTTGTCATGCGGACACGCGCTATTTTACTGGGCAGCGGCCACAAGCGACGTTACGACAAAAACTACCGATGGCTTTGATTCATGAAGGCGTTGGCGAAGTGGTCAAGGATCCCCAACATAAATTCAAGCCGGGGACGCTAGTGGCGATGGTGCCTAATACGCCTTTTGAAACGGACCCAATCATCAAAGAAAACTACTTACCAACGTCGAAGTTCCGTTCCAGTGGCTATGATGGCTTTATGCAAGAGTATGTGAGTCTCCATCGCGACCGGGCAATCGTCGTACCAGACAACTTTGATCACCAAATGTCAGCTTTCATTGAAATGGTTTCAGTTGGCGTGCACGCGTTGACCCAGCTTGAAGCTGTCATGGATGCGGACCGCAAGATCATTGGCATCTGGGGTGACGGTAATCTCGGCTTTATCACGGCCACGTTAGTCAAACAGATCTTTCCAGACAGTCAGTTGATGATTTTTGGCCGTCACCGTTCCAAGCTGGATTACTTCTCATTTGCGGACAAGACCTACTTAGTCGACGATATTCCAAGCGACTTACAAGTTAGTCAGGCCCTGGAATGTACTGGTGGTCGCGGTAGTGAATCAGCAATTGCCCAAATCATTCAGCACATTCGTCCAATGGGAACAGCCATTTTAATGGGTGTTTCCGAAGATCCAGTTGGCATCGATACGCGCTCCGTTTTAGCAGAAGGCTTGACGCTACGTGGCGTAAGTCGGAGTGGTCGCGCTGATTTCCAACGGGCCATCGACATTTTGACCAAGAGCCCGGTTACCCGTGAACGGCTACAGAACTTGGTCGGCTTCACGCGCAAGGTCAGCACGATTCAGGATATAACCGATTTCTTTGAAGGCGCCCTAACCAACTATTGGGGCAAGGCGGTGATGGAGTGGGACGTTTAA
- a CDS encoding GNAT family N-acetyltransferase, which translates to MSQVTITPITVADAPTLQQISIETFQDTFGAQNTAANMQAYLQQAYQLNTLETELANPHSSFFFIGQDNEIMGYLKLNTDDAQSEAMGEDTLEVERIYIRPGYQHRGLGRQLMQFALTTAKQAGKQRIWLGVWEHNEPAKRFYAKWGFRQFSAHDFVMGTDRQTDLLMIRPVDEV; encoded by the coding sequence ATGAGCCAAGTTACAATTACACCAATAACCGTCGCTGACGCACCAACGTTACAGCAAATTAGTATCGAGACCTTCCAAGATACCTTTGGCGCACAGAACACGGCTGCTAACATGCAGGCCTACCTGCAGCAAGCCTACCAATTAAACACACTTGAGACGGAACTAGCCAATCCTCATTCCAGTTTCTTCTTCATTGGCCAGGATAATGAAATCATGGGCTATCTGAAGCTAAATACTGATGATGCCCAGTCGGAAGCGATGGGAGAGGATACACTCGAAGTGGAGCGGATCTACATTCGTCCGGGTTATCAGCATCGGGGACTCGGTCGCCAATTGATGCAGTTTGCACTGACAACGGCCAAGCAGGCAGGTAAGCAACGAATTTGGCTGGGTGTTTGGGAACACAATGAACCCGCCAAACGTTTTTATGCCAAATGGGGCTTCCGCCAATTCAGCGCACACGATTTTGTGATGGGCACTGATCGGCAAACGGATTTATTGATGATCAGACCTGTGGACGAAGTATAA
- a CDS encoding CDP-glycerol glycerophosphotransferase family protein: protein MGRLNLKTLKLLLLRAGFNGLYQLFYWLGGPKQHRVTFATMRSPELTDNLKVLHAKFVQDSDMDLKVFCYHYDRTLKSKFGFLLASVQALRLLARSEMFIIDDYFFPLYAINKHPNNQVVQLWHAIGSLKHFGLSLPTADDSVIKPHTNYDWVFINSEVDKPAYVAAFDIQPDHVLATGEPMMDALMAQRPEPHAGAKRLLYSPTYRPDANGEAQVLHCIHELITASEQLKQPWEIYVSLHPYLSLPEWQLPKNVHIFQDATRVKQLMPTIDVFVTDYSSLSLNFSYFERPILLFTPDYEQYMAKNGFYVDYYHYLGAPHFDEAGALISFIAHDLDQLDLSYVHELKQKTFPHQDGHNAQRVFQFLMKQL, encoded by the coding sequence GTGGGACGTTTAAATTTAAAAACGTTAAAGCTATTATTGCTACGAGCTGGTTTCAATGGCTTATATCAACTATTCTATTGGTTGGGCGGCCCCAAGCAACATCGGGTCACGTTTGCCACGATGCGGAGTCCTGAACTCACCGATAATCTTAAAGTCCTACATGCTAAGTTCGTACAAGACAGTGACATGGATTTGAAAGTTTTCTGCTATCACTATGATCGGACGCTAAAAAGCAAGTTTGGCTTTTTATTGGCGTCAGTTCAGGCATTACGACTGTTGGCACGCTCTGAAATGTTTATCATCGATGATTATTTTTTCCCGCTGTATGCGATTAATAAGCATCCCAATAATCAGGTCGTTCAACTGTGGCACGCCATCGGCTCATTAAAACACTTCGGACTCAGCTTGCCGACCGCTGATGATAGCGTCATCAAGCCGCATACCAATTATGATTGGGTGTTTATCAACTCAGAAGTGGATAAACCGGCTTACGTGGCGGCTTTTGATATTCAGCCGGACCATGTGCTTGCGACGGGTGAGCCAATGATGGATGCGTTGATGGCGCAGCGTCCAGAACCACATGCTGGGGCCAAACGCTTGCTGTACTCACCGACTTATCGGCCAGATGCAAATGGTGAGGCACAAGTGTTACACTGTATACATGAGTTGATTACGGCTAGTGAACAGCTTAAACAACCATGGGAAATTTACGTCTCTTTGCATCCATACCTCAGCTTGCCTGAGTGGCAGTTGCCCAAGAATGTGCATATTTTCCAAGATGCCACACGGGTTAAGCAGTTGATGCCGACGATTGATGTGTTTGTGACCGACTATTCGTCATTGTCGCTTAATTTTAGTTATTTTGAGCGGCCAATTTTGCTATTTACGCCTGATTATGAGCAGTATATGGCCAAAAATGGCTTTTACGTCGATTATTATCACTATCTCGGGGCACCACACTTTGATGAGGCCGGTGCGCTCATAAGCTTCATTGCGCATGATTTGGACCAACTCGACTTGAGCTATGTTCACGAGTTAAAGCAAAAGACATTTCCACATCAGGACGGACACAACGCCCAACGAGTGTTTCAATTCTTAATGAAACAACTCTAA